The genome window AAATAGTCCGGGAAGAAATGAACGCCACCGGCGCACAAGAATGTTTATTACCGCAGTTACAACCGTCTGAGTTATGGAAAGAGTCGGGACGCTGGGATACTTATACGAAAGCTGAGGGGATCATGTTTTCTCTCATCGACAGAAGGGAACAGCAATTAGGACTTGGTCCAACTCACGAGGAAGTAATTACAACTGTTGCCCGTGATATGATTCGCTCATATCGGCAATTACCGCTTCATCTTTATCAAATTCAAACTAAATTTCGTGATGAAATTCGTCCTCGTTTCGGTTTAATGCGGGGTAGAGAATTTATCATGAAAGATGGTTATTCTTTCCATGCTGATGAGGAAAGTCTGAAAAAAACCTACCAGGATATGTACCAAGCATACAGTAATATGCTACGCCGTTCTGGTTTGGCCTTTCGTGCGGTGGAAGCTGACTCTGGTGCTATTGGTGGTTCTGGTTCGACAGAATTTATGGTGTTAGCAGATGCGGGAGAAGATGAAGTTCTCTACACCGAAGATGGGAAATATGCAGCGAATGTAGAAAAAGCGGTTTCTTTACCTGTGGATGCAGAAATTTCACCTTTTACCAACTTTGAAAAACGGGAAACACCAGGAACAGACACAATAGAAAAACTTTGCGAGTTTCTCAAATGTTCTCCTACCCAAATTGTAAAAAACGTTTTATATCAAACTATTTATGACAACGGTTTGACTGTTTTGGTATTGGTAAATATTCGGGGTGATCAGGAAGTTAATGAAGTCAAATTACAAAACGAATTGACTAAATTAGCTTCCCAATTCGGTGGTAAAACTATCCTTTCTTTCAGTGTACCTAGTACAGAAACAATTGCAACCTGGTCTGCAAAATCTTTACCTTTAGGTTACATTGCACCAGATATTGCTGATGATTATATTGCTGGTAGTAAACAGGTAAATTCAAAATTTGTGCGGTTGGTGGATAAAACTGCTGTGGAGTTAAATAACTTTGTCACTGGTGCAAATGAAAGCGGTTTCCATGTAGTTGGTGCAAATTGGGGTGAGCAGTTTAAATTACCTGAATTAGTAGTAGATATTCGGAAGGCCAAATTAGGCGATCGCTCTGTTCACGACCCAACCCAAACCCTACAAACAGCTAGAGGTATCGAAGCCGGTCACATTTTTCAACTCGGTACAAAATACTCTCAAGCTATGGGCGCAACTTATACTAGTGAACAAGGGGAAGAAAAACCTTTAATTATGGGTTGTTATGGTGTGGGTGTGTCCCGTTTAGCACAATCAGCGGTTGAGCAATCTTATGATAAAGATGGGATAATTTGGCCAGTAGCGATCGCACCTTATCACGCTATTATCTCGATTCCCAATGTGAACGATAAGCAACAAGTGGAAATAGCCGAAAAACTCTACACAGAACTGAATAAAGCAGGTGTAGAAACGTTGCTCGATGACCGTAACGAACGAGCCGGAGTTAAGTTTAAAGATGCAGATTTAATCGGCATTCCCTTTAGACTTGTTACAGGTAGAGCGATCGCTAATGGTAAAGTTGAAGTTGTAAAACGGGCAAACCGTGAATCTCAAGAAATCGCCATTGACGAAGTTGTAAATACATTACAACAATGGATTAAAGACGCGATAGAAAGCTAAAATTAAACTCTTGGGTGGTGGGCAACTTGCCCACCCTGATCAGCTAAATTTTGATAAATGTAGAACACAAATTTCAAATATTATGAATACAAATAAATTAGTTTTAGCAGCAGATGTTGACGCTCAAAAACTAGATACACTATTAGCAGCAGGTAACTGGAAAGAAGCAGACTATGAAACAGCAAGAATAATTCTGAAAATAGCAAAAAGAGAAAAAGAAGGTGTTTTAGGATTAGAAGATATTAAAAACTTTCCCATTGAAATCCTATTGATGATTGATCAATTGTGGGTAAAATACAGCAATGGTCACTTCGGTTTTTCTATCCAGAGACAGATTTATCAAAGTTTAGGAGGAACACAAAAAGATTATCAAAAAACTTGGCAAGCTTTTTGTGAGCAAATAGGATGGAGACAAGCAGGAAAATGGTTAAACTACAAAGATATTGATTGTAATTTAACAGCACCAAAAGCCCACCTTCCTAGTCGTGCTTGGGGGTGTATAGTGGCGTGGTGGTGGGTAGTTCAGTGGAATGAAGCTATATTAGCGAGGATTTATCTTCTCTCTCATCCAGATTTGTAAATTAAAGTTGTGTAAATATTCACCCACCTATTTCAGGAACTTGCTATTGAGAAACTGATTAATACATTCAAGAGTGTATTCAAGGAGCAAGCAAAAGTACACAGAAGTTTAGCTACTTCATACTTATGGATATTGAATTTCACCAACAATAAGGATGCAGGGTATTAAATATCTGCTCATCAACGCTCTTAGTATCCGTATTTCAAGAATCGATTATATTTACATCAAAGTTGATGTGACGGACTATATCTGTCAACCTAAAATTAAAGATGAGATAAAGTTACTATGGGTGCAAGATTATAAATTGCTAAAAC of Anabaena sphaerica FACHB-251 contains these proteins:
- the proS gene encoding proline--tRNA ligase; translation: MRLSQMLFVTLRDDPADAEIPSHKLLLRAGYIRRIGSGVYAYLPLMWRVLQKVSQIVREEMNATGAQECLLPQLQPSELWKESGRWDTYTKAEGIMFSLIDRREQQLGLGPTHEEVITTVARDMIRSYRQLPLHLYQIQTKFRDEIRPRFGLMRGREFIMKDGYSFHADEESLKKTYQDMYQAYSNMLRRSGLAFRAVEADSGAIGGSGSTEFMVLADAGEDEVLYTEDGKYAANVEKAVSLPVDAEISPFTNFEKRETPGTDTIEKLCEFLKCSPTQIVKNVLYQTIYDNGLTVLVLVNIRGDQEVNEVKLQNELTKLASQFGGKTILSFSVPSTETIATWSAKSLPLGYIAPDIADDYIAGSKQVNSKFVRLVDKTAVELNNFVTGANESGFHVVGANWGEQFKLPELVVDIRKAKLGDRSVHDPTQTLQTARGIEAGHIFQLGTKYSQAMGATYTSEQGEEKPLIMGCYGVGVSRLAQSAVEQSYDKDGIIWPVAIAPYHAIISIPNVNDKQQVEIAEKLYTELNKAGVETLLDDRNERAGVKFKDADLIGIPFRLVTGRAIANGKVEVVKRANRESQEIAIDEVVNTLQQWIKDAIES
- a CDS encoding GUN4 domain-containing protein, whose product is MNTNKLVLAADVDAQKLDTLLAAGNWKEADYETARIILKIAKREKEGVLGLEDIKNFPIEILLMIDQLWVKYSNGHFGFSIQRQIYQSLGGTQKDYQKTWQAFCEQIGWRQAGKWLNYKDIDCNLTAPKAHLPSRAWGCIVAWWWVVQWNEAILARIYLLSHPDL